The following nucleotide sequence is from Carassius gibelio isolate Cgi1373 ecotype wild population from Czech Republic chromosome A24, carGib1.2-hapl.c, whole genome shotgun sequence.
tctctatcattTGAACCACAGCATACTCTGTCACTGGACCATTGTTTGGGTGTTCCCTTGTCTTGTGGCCTGTCTGGAGTTTGGAGAAGTCAATCTCACTATAGTGGAGATCATCAGTTCCTTTCTTCTCACCATTCTTGCTGATCACAATATCATTGTTAACATAGATAGCCATCATGTCTCTGTTTTTACCTTCAGCCTGAGGAAAAGAGGTgagattttgttttattagttttttaattgCTTTCCTTCTGCTGTAAAATAAGCATTGTTTGAGAAGATCCTACTGTAAGTGAAATGAATTAGTCTTTTAGTCACCTTTCTGTGTGACTCTTACTTTATTCAGCTGATTTGTTCATATACACAGATCCTATCAggattcagaatttttttttttttatgattaagaCACTCAACTGATTGGTTAAAAAACATGGTTTCATTCGGGAATCAAACTGCTAGGTTTGAGACACAGCCATGCAATGGTTAATTCAGCTGTGGCTCTATTTGGAACAAATTTAGTTGCTGTGGACAAAACAGCTGGCATTTAAAATTGAAGTTTATTGAACTATGCACCTGATCTTTTCCTGTGACATGGCCCTGTCTTGAAGCCTTTGTtctgttgcaaaaaaataaaataaaatatacaaataaaaaagtaaatataaaacataaatatattaataaattatacacacatccaattaataaatacaacattGTACACATTAACTACAGTATATTtctgttattatatatttacctCATACAGTAAAAAAACCCTGCAGACAACAGAACAAAAGCCAAAAGTCCTCCTGTACAGCCATATATCACCAGATGAGAGAATTCACTCTGTCCTAAAACACAAAAGGATTACTGAAGAGTGTATTTCAAACAGTATTTGTGAATCCAGAATAtatctgaacataaaaaaaacaatgctttatTTACTATCATCTTTGAACTGGAAATCTTTTGATGCCTGTTttccatgtttattttgtgcaatGCAGAAGTATGATTCTTGACTATGAGTTCTGcttaaattaatctttttttcccAAGCTATAGGCATCTCCTGCCCACGTTTGTACCAGGTGTAGTTCAAGTTATTTGATGGACTGGCTTTGCTTTTGCAGGTCAAAGTCACATTAGTGCCAACAGATGGGGTAATGATGATGTGAGTTTCTTTTGGAGGAACTTTAAGAAAAACGCAAGCACAAACGGGGTTAAAAATTGATACCTATTAATTTTTTATCACATCAAGTATGATGAGAAACACAAAAGTACTCCAAATCTCTTACACAGGACTCGAAGCAGGGTGGTCACAGCAGAAGAGGCATCATGTGTATTTCTTGGATAAGTAGCTGTGCAGGTGATGTTCTTTTTGTGATCAGTGTATGAAGCTTTGAAGGTCACGTATGAAAACACTGTTTTATCAGGTTTCTCCAGTAACTGTTTTGTAATGCTGGCAGATTCAGGGATGTTAGACCAGGATATTGTAGGACGTTGCGTGGGGCAGGGGGCTTCTGCAGAGCAGCTCAGATTCACTGTACTTTCCTCCATCACATACGGTAGCTCACTGGGATTAAATTCAGGAGGTTGTGGTGAGTCTACAAGGTAAGTGATGACAGACAACATTAAGGAAACCTCACAAGGCATAGTCATGTTAGAAAGTTGGGTTTTCACACTTGCACCAAAGGTTTCCCAAGGTACAATCACTGCTaccattatttgaaatattttgtcttttatctATATCATTACTATGTGTCTACATGCATAAGAAATGCAACCCCTCAACACTgaatatatagttttataatgttacagaatttaaaaaaaaaatgcagtttgttGACATGCATAGTATAAAAGTGAtttaatatcattatatttagtaattaattcatattttcatttctttttaaagactgaaaaaaaaatattttgtactttGGTGTGTAGGTGGTCGGTTCAGTTGAGATGACATTTACCTCTGACAATGATTTTCACAGTCTTGCTTGAATCAGATGAATCAGCTGTATTGGGGTTAAATGTAGTTCTGAACACATTTGGATCTATTTCCAGTCTGAAGTAATAGTGGCCTGAATGATTCATCATGATGTTATAGAAGACAGTGGAGCAGTTCCTCTTATTGAAATCTCCAGTTATCTTTATGTCACTGAATCCTCTAATGAAATCTTCACTGCAATTAAAAGCTACAAAACTGTATTTGCTAGCATACTGTGATTGGTTTTTCAGCCAGATCCCATTGTTAGATTCTGCCCTCTTACATTTGTCCTCAAAATTGGAGATGTTGAATGTGCAAGGAATCTGCACACAAGAGCCTGCCAGAGCTGTTACTGTCCGAGGCATCACTGAAGAGTAGGTATCATCAGCTGgaacataaaaacacattagTCACACTAGAGGCATGAAGAAATGAGCATTTGGTTTTTAATTCCTATTAGTACACATTATAATCATACACATCTTTAGTCATAATGACAACAAAGATCGACCAACCTGAGTGAGCTTGCCCCAAAACAAAGCCGATGAAAATAAAGGAAGTGAACTGATTTCCTGCCATCGGGGTTCGTAGAGGAGATGACATTGAACTATACAGTAGCCACAAAAGAGTCCAAAACACCAACACAGTACACTTCATCACtatacaacaaaaaatacatacatcACGTCATTTAACAACAATACTGCATTACTATATGTGTTGCCTGCTGCTATGATCTATAAGGATGAGTTGCTACATTTTCACTGTTACACTCAAGCAGATGCTGTACATAGTCATCTGATGTATTAagtttacttattttatatatcCACTAAAAATTTATAAGTCAACTCTTTAGGCTGACCACATTTACTGTTGCATCAGGAACAAACATGTTAGAATTATTTTAATTCACTAAAACTTCtcttaaaaaaacatgcatgaatACAGgttatactaaattattttcacgttgtgcaaaaaaatcaatacatttattaTGCTCAAAACATTTCATAAGATAAATGACTGGGCCTGAGTGACTTGATTCATCAGAAAACTCACAGGAACTTACGGTCAGCTGAGAAACTACTGCAATCTTTCACCCAAAAACAACTCACAGCTCTCACTTCTCGTTATAGTTAAAGACTCTGAAATTAATTAACAGGTTAGTTTTCAagttataacatatataaaataaatattttatgtgagAAAGAAATTGCAAGAATGAAATTTCGGTAACTTTATAAAAAccttcattaataaatcattaacaaacattaagtaatgcttaacagatcattagttcatatatattcacatatgtagaaacattaaataatgtgcttgttaacgtttactaataaatgtattaaaaataacctaaaaattcacatttcatatcaattaaaatgtttacaaatgtcattaaacttctAATTCATATGATCGTTCACATCTTGAAAATCTGCAAATGATTTTTACAGATGTTCTACAATGATTAAAAGCTTTTCTTGTAAATTCCATTCTTTCCTATGCATAATGGAGACCAAATGGAAAAGACACTTTTTGTCTTATGACCGCTACAGTCAAAACActatttttacaactttttttttgtgttgaagtgattaaaaacatgttttgcacCAAAATTACAATGTGTGATATGTCTTTACCAAGCATTTAGCTAAGCTTAACCATTTAAACAAACATTGTTAACGTGGCTAAAAGtccagtgtaaaaaaaataaaataataaaaaataaaccttttacACTTGATGATTAGTCTCCACTTTAAATTGGGTATtgtaaaaacatgaacaaatgatgaataaattatttgtacAGATTTTGGGACACTTTTTGCAATCAAAATGACTGCTCATGAAGGTACGAAAGATTAGTAAATGTTTATAAGCATTTATAACTAATGAATAGTTTCCACTTTAGATAGggtactttaaaaaacattaacaaataattaatacatgattaaaattaaacaaagacaaaacatatGACCTTTAAAGGCTGTGATTAtgagttaataaatatatttacacaaaaacagTTTGCAAAGTTCTTAAAATGACTAAAAGCTATATTTCCACaacatatgtaaatgtaaaaatgagcATAAGCTAATATTTGAGTTGAAGTTTAATATCATTCAACAAATAAGCTTGTAAACGTTTTATAATTTCTGTTAAAATCGTTTGAAGATTTTTTAAACACATTGacagtttaatgacatttgtaacCATTAACTAATGATcagttaagcattatataatgtttgttaatgatttattaataaagcCTTGAATCATTGTAAACCATCTGTCAAAATCATttgaagattaaaaataaaaaacatgatcaTATGAATTCAAAATTGTGAGCATTTCAGTTTACATGTAATGATCTGTTAatcattttgtaatatttaataagttcATTAGGGAACATTAAAAAGCACATTATCTCATATTCTagatatgtgaatatatatatatatatatatatatatatatatatatatatatatatatatatatatatatatataagtaatgactagttaaacattatataatgttttttaattaaagttattataaagcgTTACCAAAATGTCTTACCTCAGAAAAGTAGAGGTATAAGAAGCAGACGTCCctaatttttttctctttgttgcAACAACATCTAACATGCTTCATGTTGTGACATTGTGCTACACCCCCAATGTGACGTCATTACAGGAAGATATTTATAGGAACCACAGACGTCACTATAGATTCTTCCCTTTTTTCCTTTTCTActgttttatgtcattttacAAAGAAAAGGATATGTGATATTACACTGTTTGTTAATTAGATATAAATTCAACAGTTCTCAATCAACTGTAATTCAATCAAGTTACGAGATGATGATAAGACATTGTTAACATTACCGTTAGCTAGCTTGCAACATCTGTTACACTGTAACTTGCAGACAGCCTcacagaaaaatgtattaattaacaaacTATTGATTATCACCACAGTCTAAAGTAGTGAACACTCACTCTTTCTCTTCGAACTTACAGCAGATTCATAAAGCTTATCTGCAATTGATTTTGTCAGAGCATTTCCTGTCGATTTACTGTTAGCTAACACTCTCAAGCCACAGAAGCAAGTAATCTTAAAAAAGAATAGTAGCTACAATTTTGTCCCCATTAACAACTGATTGTAATTTAACTATATAAACAGTTGTTTATATTAAATAGAAACAAAGCGCTCGTAAAATAGTCCTAAAGGCCAGAGCATGTGAGTTGAGCGGattgtaatatttttcttaaGTGCGCAGAGCGTCTTTCTTAAGATTCCGCTCGCTCAATACGCTCAGCGGTGCTTGCTCAACCCAGTTCATAATCCAAACgttctttaagtgcattttatcTTGTGTTTGCTTTTAGGAGGCTTTATAATCCAGGCAGCTATTTATTCataatatcattatgaaatgaatgtttttccGAAATacacgttggacacaattattgacACCCCTTTTGACtaaaatatttctgaagtatATTTCCATTCAtgttcacaattttgagcactctagggtgattatgaacatgaaattatccagccatggctttctgtctcacaaaaatataaataggaggaaaaacaaagcccaaattcccttaatcatccaccacaatgagaataatatatatatatttctgatgtgcagcaaaagatgactGAGCTTCACAAATGAATGAAATGGCTTTAACAAAGatttagagcagtgaaaattcgccatttccaccatcagggcaataattaagaatttccaatcaacagaaaatattaTGAAACTGCCTTGAAGAGGACacgtgtctatatcgtcctaatgcactgTAAGGAGGAGAGTTGAGAGGCTAAAGACTCTGCAAGGACtgcagctggagaattgcagaaaatagctGAGTCTCGGAgtcagaaaacatttaaaaaattgtcaaacagtacCTACATcatcacatgttgtttgggagggtttcaagaaaaatgatCCTAGCTCATCCAGAAACAAACTAAatcatattcagttatcagacatgactggaacttcaaatgggactggcttctagggtcagatgaaactaaaaattagctttttagcagcaaacactcaagatgggtttggtgcacacagggataaaaagtaccccatgtgtacaatgaaatatacagctgtattttttatgtagtgggcctatatttctgctggaggtcctggatgtcttgtttagatacatgacATCTTTTATTCCATCAAATACCGacagataaaaaatctaaaagtgacagactctgttagaaatcttataatgggccatgtttagaTCTTCCAAACAtgcaataatccaaacacaaacctcaaaaacaacacagaaatgggtcactgagctcaaaaccaagcttctgctacagccattccagtcctctgacctgaaccctaaaGAAAAttagaggagtgaactgaagagaagcaccaccaacatggagctgggaatctaaagggtctgaagtgattctggatgaatgaatggtctctgatctcttgtcaggtgttctctaacctcatcaggcaaatgtagatacaactatacaataagggaatgttaaaaagacatataataaaattaaaaatgaagttaaataaagcagcgcaaggcaaaaggcaggttcgggagtgagttcagcttcctgacagcctggtggatgaagctgtccttcagtctgctggtcctggcctggagactccgcagtctcctccctgatggcagcaggccgaagaagctgtgtgataggtgtgtgggatcacctgtgatgcagaggcgGGTGAgatgggttccataaatgtcctggagggaggggagagagacaccaatgatcttctcagctgctctcactatgggTTACAGAGTCTTgtggcaggacgcgttgcaggcaccataccacacagtgatgcagcttgacaggatgctctcgatggtgcctctgtagaaggtgtacatgatggggagCGGGGcactggctctcctcagtttgcggaggaaatAGAGACGGTGatttgatttcttggccagtgctgctgtgttttcagtccaggagaggtcctctgtgatgtgcacacccaggaacttggtgctgctcactctctccactgtaggggaatttacagttaaaacccaaggaccagatatgtcgcaatgaagaccaggactcagagatgagttcaattaataataataattttacttgaagaaaatagtttgcaatttcatcagcagaagtcagcttcaacactctcgaaggagttcgcaggccgcccccagtacaatacaaaatcaaccacagttataccctgacagaggatactaattgcgtcaatacatgagtcaacaaaattctgattggttccaaaacctagataaaactctccaaagacgtatatctgatacgctggacactggcagttgatcgtttgtcctgggactgtctgagcttctccctgtacagacagatactaacacacatacacagagaacttatctaaaattcaaggctttctagcactggcgagtgtcttatcattacggttggatacacacacataatatgtggacattaatcttgaggaaaagaaatacagcacacataaggttacacatttcactcttgctataacttgattaatagtcaaacaagaaatcatgtaataatataatataatatcagtatgaaggatatggcaactcggcatccactccttcagtcccccgttttagatcaatgtggggtctaataccccacatctggtctaataaatgaggtcaggtgtcgttgtgatgcatgctaagaatgcagactgttggtcaacttaaacatgtgcatacttaaaatctctggtactggctgacatttctagtaataaacacattattttgtacaaaatacttcccatatacattcttatttcccatatacattaatctacttacttaatcccacaatatcggcacttgcactagtctttcttcacataatgtcttttccagtgaatcattctgtgtgtccctctacctggaaaagtgtcctcactttcatcaacatatctttgtaaatacctctcttcctactacagctacttcacacttaccctctaaaaccaaacatttatccaacagccttaagactaaatttgcatattcattaaccagatttaac
It contains:
- the LOC127946111 gene encoding myelin-associated glycoprotein-like, encoding MKCTVLVFWTLLWLLYSSMSSPLRTPMAGNQFTSFIFIGFVLGQAHSADDTYSSVMPRTVTALAGSCVQIPCTFNISNFEDKCKRAESNNGIWLKNQSQYASKYSFVAFNCSEDFIRGFSDIKITGDFNKRNCSTVFYNIMMNHSGHYYFRLEIDPNVFRTTFNPNTADSSDSSKTVKIIVRDSPQPPEFNPSELPYVMEESTVNLSCSAEAPCPTQRPTISWSNIPESASITKQLLEKPDKTVFSYVTFKASYTDHKKNITCTATYPRNTHDASSAVTTLLRVLFPPKETHIIITPSVGTNVTLTCKSKASPSNNLNYTWYKRGQEMPIAWEKKINLSRTHSQESYFCIAQNKHGKQASKDFQFKDDRQSEFSHLVIYGCTGGLLAFVLLSAGFFYCMRTKASRQGHVTGKDQAEGKNRDMMAIYVNNDIVISKNGEKKGTDDLHYSEIDFSKLQTGHKTREHPNNGPVTEYAVVQMIERKRQINSDQQMDQLYAEVQKK